In the Flavobacterium acetivorans genome, one interval contains:
- a CDS encoding response regulator, whose translation MKKKVWVIDDDPIYQIIANKVIQKSEMFSEAESFKNGKTAIDALNGQIKNTESLPDLILLDINMPIMDGWEFMEKMTTIKPLINKQILIYIVSSSIAQEDKTMAKNHPDILGYLSKPLSIDDLVLIASND comes from the coding sequence ATGAAAAAGAAAGTATGGGTAATTGATGATGACCCTATATACCAAATCATCGCAAATAAAGTAATTCAAAAATCTGAAATGTTTTCTGAGGCAGAATCTTTCAAAAATGGAAAAACAGCTATCGATGCCTTAAATGGCCAAATCAAAAATACTGAATCGCTTCCGGATTTAATTCTGTTAGACATTAATATGCCCATTATGGATGGCTGGGAATTTATGGAGAAAATGACTACTATTAAACCTTTAATTAACAAACAAATTCTTATTTACATAGTAAGCTCTTCCATAGCGCAAGAAGATAAAACCATGGCAAAAAACCATCCCGATATTTTAGGCTATCTGTCAAAACCGCTATCAATAGATGACTTGGTACTTATTGCTTCGAATGATTAA
- a CDS encoding PAS domain S-box protein — MDSEKKWSQFINWLLKKPKSIGFFISLFLSIIVFYIVSQQYQIAKKNEHLEMDNSLKAINQNIDQSLKNCYTSTLTLALTLNNEGIPEDFESISKKLLESNNSIDAVELVPNGVIRYVYPFKENQAALNLDILKSKEHQKEALKSITNKKMYFAGPIKLQQGGLGIVGRFPVYIKNKFWGFSAVIIKLDTLLKISGINSINKSKYFFQISKKNPLTQKEVFFLPYGGDLSETYYVTNTIPDGDWKLYLIAKNPNSFFIPLLLPATLGFILAALFGFSITLLLKKPAELQQLVNEQASNLEESEIKFKTIFDQASVGIAQMDSRTGNFIKINNKYCEMLGYTPSEMKNKNFQSVTHPEDLEISLSYMEKLKEGKIREYSIEKRYLTKSGGVFWGNLSISPFWEPNQKITTHISIVEDITLRKENEDLIQKSELRFKSLFNNSPVALWEQDYSAVKKHLESLNLINENPEKVSLYLKTNPDLLFKCFSLVKVIDVNKQCLIQYAPRTKEEILNNSNIIFEKESIPSFTKHLIAICKGQNYLKMDAHIKNPKGEIRDINLIYSVVQGYEETLERVIISTEDITDRKKDEKLILNSQQKIESLINTIDGIVWECDIQTLHFNFISKKVEHILGYTAEEWLASPTFWQDHIYADDRKAVLKYCSEKVSENLDHDFEYRMVAKNGTIVWLRDIVSIVYENNQAASMRGIMIDISKTKEIEKDLNNSFHLVNEQNKRLLNFSHIVSHNLRSHTSNISSIINLIETSESEQETKEMVQLLKSVSNLLNETITNLNEIVDIRKNTNLITEKLNLKQYINNALTVLSDQIKVKNVKIICTVGDAIEVNYNPAYLESILFNLISNAIRYSAIERNPTVSISCSEENNKKILKISDNGIGIDLVKNGDKIFGMYKTFSNNPHSKGIGLFITKNQIDAMGGKISVESEPNVGTTFKICIQ; from the coding sequence ATGGATTCTGAAAAAAAGTGGTCCCAATTCATCAATTGGCTTTTAAAAAAACCAAAAAGTATTGGCTTTTTCATATCTCTTTTCCTGAGTATTATTGTTTTTTATATCGTTTCGCAACAATATCAAATTGCAAAAAAAAATGAACACTTGGAAATGGATAACTCATTAAAAGCCATTAATCAAAATATTGACCAATCCCTTAAAAACTGTTATACCTCTACTCTTACGCTAGCACTTACGCTCAATAATGAAGGAATCCCTGAGGACTTTGAATCTATTAGTAAAAAACTATTGGAATCTAATAATAGTATTGATGCAGTAGAATTAGTTCCCAATGGTGTCATTCGATATGTTTATCCTTTCAAAGAAAATCAAGCTGCTTTAAATTTAGATATTTTAAAATCGAAAGAGCATCAAAAAGAAGCCTTAAAATCCATTACAAATAAGAAAATGTATTTTGCAGGGCCAATTAAATTACAACAAGGAGGTTTAGGGATTGTAGGTAGATTCCCCGTTTATATCAAAAATAAATTTTGGGGATTTTCGGCCGTAATTATTAAACTAGATACCTTATTAAAAATATCTGGAATTAACTCGATTAACAAATCAAAATATTTTTTCCAAATCTCGAAGAAAAATCCACTGACACAAAAAGAAGTTTTTTTCTTGCCCTACGGAGGGGATTTATCCGAAACTTATTATGTAACCAATACAATCCCTGATGGGGACTGGAAACTATATTTGATTGCTAAAAACCCTAATAGCTTTTTTATTCCGCTTTTACTTCCCGCTACGTTAGGCTTTATTTTGGCCGCTTTATTTGGTTTTTCAATAACTCTATTATTAAAAAAACCAGCCGAATTACAACAATTAGTTAATGAGCAGGCTTCAAATCTTGAGGAAAGTGAAATAAAATTCAAAACTATTTTTGATCAAGCTTCCGTAGGAATTGCTCAAATGGATTCACGCACTGGTAATTTCATCAAGATTAATAATAAATATTGTGAAATGCTGGGTTACACTCCTTCGGAAATGAAAAACAAAAATTTTCAATCGGTAACCCATCCCGAAGATTTAGAGATCAGCTTGTCTTACATGGAAAAGCTCAAAGAAGGAAAAATAAGAGAATATTCTATCGAAAAAAGATACTTAACTAAATCGGGAGGTGTTTTTTGGGGAAATCTATCAATCTCTCCTTTTTGGGAACCAAATCAAAAAATCACAACTCATATTTCCATAGTTGAGGACATTACTTTAAGAAAAGAGAATGAGGATTTAATTCAAAAAAGTGAATTGCGATTCAAAAGTCTGTTCAACAACTCTCCTGTAGCGCTTTGGGAGCAAGACTATTCAGCTGTAAAAAAACACCTAGAATCTCTAAATCTAATCAATGAAAATCCCGAAAAGGTTAGCCTTTATCTAAAAACAAATCCTGATTTACTATTCAAATGTTTCTCATTGGTAAAAGTTATTGATGTCAATAAGCAATGTCTTATTCAATACGCTCCAAGAACCAAAGAGGAAATTCTTAACAACAGCAATATTATTTTTGAGAAAGAATCCATTCCTTCTTTTACAAAACATCTGATAGCCATTTGTAAAGGGCAAAATTATTTAAAAATGGATGCCCACATAAAAAACCCGAAAGGAGAAATAAGAGACATCAATCTCATTTATAGCGTGGTTCAAGGCTATGAAGAAACACTGGAAAGAGTCATCATATCTACAGAGGATATTACTGACCGAAAAAAAGACGAAAAGCTAATTTTAAATTCACAACAAAAAATTGAATCCCTTATTAACACTATAGACGGAATCGTTTGGGAATGTGATATTCAAACCTTACATTTTAATTTCATCAGTAAGAAAGTAGAGCATATCTTAGGATATACGGCTGAAGAGTGGTTAGCCAGTCCTACTTTTTGGCAGGATCACATCTATGCTGATGATCGTAAAGCCGTGCTAAAATACTGTTCCGAAAAAGTTAGCGAAAATTTAGACCATGATTTTGAATATCGAATGGTGGCCAAAAACGGTACTATAGTCTGGCTAAGAGATATTGTGAGTATTGTATATGAAAACAATCAGGCAGCGAGTATGCGTGGTATTATGATTGACATTAGTAAGACTAAAGAAATAGAAAAAGATTTGAACAATTCCTTCCATTTGGTCAACGAACAAAACAAACGCTTATTGAATTTCTCACATATTGTTTCTCATAATTTAAGATCACATACCAGCAATATTTCATCTATCATTAATTTAATAGAAACCTCTGAATCCGAGCAAGAAACCAAAGAAATGGTGCAACTATTAAAATCAGTTTCAAATTTGCTTAATGAAACCATAACTAATTTAAATGAAATTGTTGATATTCGGAAAAACACCAACTTAATTACTGAAAAGCTAAACCTTAAACAATACATTAATAATGCTTTAACTGTTCTTTCGGATCAAATTAAGGTGAAAAATGTGAAAATTATTTGTACCGTTGGGGATGCCATTGAAGTGAATTATAATCCAGCCTATCTGGAAAGTATTTTATTCAATCTTATTTCAAATGCCATTCGCTATAGTGCAATAGAAAGAAATCCTACCGTGTCTATTTCTTGTTCCGAAGAAAACAATAAAAAAATATTAAAAATCTCTGATAATGGGATAGGAATAGATTTAGTCAAAAATGGTGATAAGATTTTTGGAATGTACAAAACATTCAGTAACAACCCTCATTCAAAAGGAATTGGATTATTTATAACAAAAAACCAAATTGACGCTATGGGAGGCAAAATAAGCGTAGAAAGCGAACCTAACGTAGGAACAACATTTAAAATCTGTATTCAATGA
- a CDS encoding YchJ family protein: MIKCYCGSQLEFENCCKPYISGTKQAPTAEALMRSRYSAFATHNADYLVATTHFSTRKHHKKEDILEWATSNQWIKLLVLNSSINSVTFKAFYINNQLQSEIHHEHSIFKLENGNWYYVDGTFF, from the coding sequence ATGATTAAATGTTATTGTGGTTCACAACTCGAATTTGAAAATTGTTGTAAACCCTATATTTCTGGAACAAAACAAGCACCTACAGCAGAGGCTTTGATGCGTTCGCGTTATTCTGCTTTTGCTACCCATAACGCAGATTATTTGGTTGCAACAACCCATTTTTCAACCCGAAAACACCATAAAAAAGAGGATATTCTAGAATGGGCAACAAGTAATCAATGGATTAAATTGTTAGTTTTGAATTCCTCAATAAATTCAGTCACATTCAAGGCTTTTTATATCAATAACCAACTCCAGTCTGAGATTCATCATGAGCATTCTATTTTTAAACTTGAAAATGGAAACTGGTATTATGTTGACGGTACTTTTTTCTAA
- a CDS encoding 2OG-Fe(II) oxygenase translates to MKNNFEALIASYIENKVGISENFLSDDLANNLKQNLLALQQKSLLIEAGTGNSELISYDSAVRSDSIYWLDKKNNNSFENDFFKQIEDFIIYLNQSCYTGITGYEFHYSLYEKGDFYLKHLDQFKNNPSRKYSMISYLNSNWQSSDGGELLIHQANNNQKITPTQGKTVFFKSDELVHEVLVTHNTRMSITGWLKCD, encoded by the coding sequence ATGAAAAATAACTTTGAAGCACTTATTGCTTCATATATTGAAAATAAAGTAGGGATTTCTGAAAATTTTTTAAGCGATGATTTAGCTAACAATTTGAAACAAAATTTACTTGCTTTGCAGCAAAAAAGTTTGTTGATCGAAGCAGGAACAGGAAATTCAGAACTTATTTCTTATGATAGTGCCGTGAGAAGTGATTCAATTTATTGGTTAGACAAGAAAAACAACAATTCGTTTGAGAATGATTTTTTTAAGCAAATAGAGGATTTTATAATCTATTTAAATCAAAGTTGCTATACCGGAATAACGGGCTATGAGTTTCATTATTCCTTATACGAAAAAGGAGATTTTTACCTAAAACACTTAGATCAGTTTAAAAATAATCCGAGCAGAAAATATTCCATGATCAGTTATTTGAACAGCAATTGGCAAAGCAGTGACGGAGGAGAACTATTGATACATCAAGCTAATAACAATCAAAAAATAACACCAACTCAAGGAAAAACTGTTTTTTTCAAAAGTGACGAATTAGTACATGAAGTTTTGGTAACACATAATACCAGAATGAGTATCACAGGATGGTTAAAATGCGATTAA
- a CDS encoding YqaE/Pmp3 family membrane protein produces the protein MRYVIAFFLPWLSLILQGKILSGIICLFLQITIIGWIPACIWAFTALNRMYADRRTQKIVKEIRRNN, from the coding sequence ATGAGATATGTTATTGCCTTTTTTTTACCTTGGTTATCTTTAATATTACAAGGAAAAATTCTGTCTGGAATTATTTGCTTGTTTTTACAAATCACAATTATTGGATGGATTCCAGCTTGCATTTGGGCATTTACCGCTTTAAATAGAATGTATGCCGACCGAAGAACACAAAAAATAGTAAAGGAAATCAGAAGAAATAATTGA
- a CDS encoding GYF domain-containing protein → MNTYYLHDGNESSGPFGLEELKTKKITSSTPVWCQGMPDWKNAGEVSELRSILITVPPPLKVAAPKPKVEKIKKNHLIFGIKRSYFYLASTLFILIIGTFIFNIVRENRRADLELKNRITEKDNQQYLIQQKEIEQQKKLLAEQEQIEAERIAIEKKETITNRLLEIQNTLSGNTSDLEILKRKVIDASGFKFFRTPEEKTEEINLIQNQIQSLKKDIEKLEQENNQLNLELERIR, encoded by the coding sequence ATGAATACTTATTACCTACACGACGGAAATGAAAGTAGTGGTCCATTTGGACTGGAGGAATTAAAAACTAAGAAAATTACCAGTTCAACTCCTGTTTGGTGTCAAGGTATGCCCGATTGGAAAAATGCTGGAGAAGTATCTGAATTGAGAAGTATCCTAATAACTGTCCCTCCTCCTCTAAAAGTAGCTGCACCAAAACCTAAAGTCGAAAAAATCAAAAAAAATCATCTTATTTTTGGAATCAAAAGAAGCTACTTTTATTTAGCTTCAACTTTATTTATTTTAATCATTGGTACATTTATTTTTAATATCGTTCGTGAAAACAGAAGAGCCGACTTAGAATTAAAAAACAGGATCACTGAAAAAGACAATCAACAATACCTGATACAACAAAAAGAGATTGAACAGCAAAAAAAACTGCTCGCCGAACAAGAACAAATCGAAGCGGAAAGAATTGCGATAGAAAAAAAAGAAACGATTACCAATAGACTTTTGGAAATCCAAAATACCCTTTCGGGCAACACTAGTGATTTAGAAATCCTAAAAAGAAAAGTAATCGACGCTTCCGGTTTTAAGTTTTTTAGAACCCCCGAAGAGAAAACGGAAGAAATCAATCTAATCCAGAATCAAATTCAATCCTTGAAAAAGGATATTGAAAAATTAGAACAAGAAAATAATCAATTAAACTTAGAATTAGAAAGAATTCGCTAA
- a CDS encoding saccharopine dehydrogenase family protein → MKKHYNIIIAGAGGIAEAVALLLNEWSELTPTIFIGDRNLSKAQNVAQWIQEGTTKPSFIKAYHLPENGISDEMKAIFDQGNIILDCLPGSQAPRIAQFAKEYELHYANLTEYVSETEKIMTLAKTAKTAFILQTGLAPGYIDLLAHGLFQQFCNDFKVNTVDKLELKVGALTMHAVAPHFYGFTWSPVGVATEYLKDTIVLRNYIKTTLPSLSERATIIIEGIAYEEDLTSGGAADLPDALIGKVNSLSYKTLRFPGHYAWVEEQISNFEHSSDRIKQLQQKMESVIPHIEDDQIVLYAAVEGKDAEGVLRRREIAKRILSLKVGKNQLRAIQTTTAAPLAQAAQLLLEGNYSGILLQSQIDPFLFLNGKFITNVYGKF, encoded by the coding sequence ATGAAAAAGCATTATAACATTATTATTGCCGGCGCTGGTGGTATTGCGGAAGCTGTTGCCTTATTATTGAACGAATGGAGTGAACTGACTCCAACTATCTTTATTGGTGACAGAAATCTTTCCAAAGCTCAAAATGTAGCCCAATGGATTCAAGAAGGCACTACAAAACCCTCTTTTATAAAAGCTTATCATCTTCCAGAAAATGGAATTTCTGACGAAATGAAAGCCATTTTTGATCAAGGTAACATCATTCTCGACTGCCTACCTGGTAGTCAAGCACCTAGAATAGCACAGTTTGCCAAGGAATACGAACTGCATTATGCAAACCTTACAGAATACGTTTCAGAGACTGAAAAAATAATGACTTTGGCCAAAACAGCCAAAACAGCCTTTATACTTCAAACCGGTCTTGCACCTGGCTACATAGATTTGCTTGCTCATGGCCTTTTTCAACAATTCTGCAACGATTTTAAAGTGAATACTGTCGATAAATTAGAATTAAAAGTGGGTGCGCTTACAATGCATGCTGTGGCTCCCCATTTTTATGGTTTTACATGGAGCCCTGTAGGTGTGGCCACAGAATATCTCAAAGATACAATTGTACTGAGAAACTATATCAAAACTACGCTTCCTTCCTTATCCGAAAGAGCCACAATTATTATTGAGGGCATCGCTTATGAGGAAGATTTAACCTCTGGAGGCGCAGCCGATTTACCGGATGCGCTTATTGGAAAAGTAAATTCACTGAGCTACAAAACCTTGCGATTTCCGGGACATTATGCCTGGGTTGAGGAACAAATTTCCAATTTTGAGCACTCTAGTGACCGCATTAAACAGCTACAGCAAAAAATGGAATCCGTCATACCACATATCGAAGACGATCAAATTGTACTCTATGCCGCAGTAGAAGGCAAAGATGCAGAGGGTGTTTTGCGCAGACGCGAAATTGCCAAACGTATACTTTCTCTAAAAGTAGGAAAAAATCAGTTGCGAGCCATTCAAACTACTACGGCGGCTCCCTTAGCCCAAGCGGCTCAACTGTTACTTGAAGGCAATTATTCTGGTATTTTACTTCAAAGCCAAATTGATCCTTTCCTCTTTTTGAACGGGAAATTTATCACAAACGTCTACGGAAAATTTTAA
- a CDS encoding 2'-5' RNA ligase family protein: MQNRYSLVISPPDTIIDLVKSMKEQLADQIGWFHSKNSLAHITINEFIATDAEIDKIKKQLATISDSLKPTTVCLNHFDSYPNGAFFIAPDENSTEKLKKIFKHIHQFFRTKTLFKNNEPHLSIGRQLKTDQLATAYSIFTHVDMNFLCESVTLRRFDPNKKQFEIINHFMFNNDPNSSFVQETLF; encoded by the coding sequence ATGCAGAATCGTTATTCCCTAGTAATCAGTCCACCAGATACTATTATTGATTTAGTAAAATCCATGAAAGAGCAATTAGCAGATCAAATTGGTTGGTTTCACAGTAAAAATTCCTTGGCACATATTACCATCAATGAATTTATAGCCACCGATGCTGAAATCGATAAAATCAAGAAACAGTTGGCTACTATATCAGATTCCTTGAAGCCAACAACAGTCTGTTTAAATCATTTTGACAGCTATCCCAACGGCGCTTTTTTTATCGCTCCAGACGAAAATTCAACCGAAAAGCTGAAGAAAATATTCAAACACATTCATCAATTCTTTCGCACGAAAACACTTTTTAAAAATAACGAACCCCATCTTTCCATTGGACGCCAACTAAAAACAGATCAACTAGCAACAGCCTACAGTATATTTACTCACGTCGACATGAATTTTCTTTGTGAGAGCGTTACTTTGCGCCGTTTTGATCCAAACAAAAAACAATTTGAAATAATCAATCATTTCATGTTTAATAATGATCCAAATTCTTCCTTTGTGCAGGAAACCCTTTTTTAG
- a CDS encoding metal-dependent hydrolase: MDSITQIALGIAVAEVCAGKKLKNRSFLYGAIFGTIPDLDVLVGLFLTAVEGIRIHRGLSHSLFLFLFLSPFFGWLVSKIEKGKINFLNATKMVFWCLFTHVLLDMFTSWGTQILWPLEHRFALKTIFVIDPLYTIPLLITLVMVWKTKEIPLRQKYVWRGLFISSAYLILSCFIKLHALNQFEKALKNQGIQYSEIIVKPTAFNLILWNANVSTADDYLLGDYSLLDSQAISFTAYSKNTTLESKLKGNSDFEKLKKVSEGWYIISQQNESLYFNDLRFGLLNNNPQQPQFAFSYQFITTDSGLKAIEVPKQKRDGKLLLNRILNRIKGN; encoded by the coding sequence ATGGATTCAATAACCCAAATTGCTTTAGGAATTGCCGTTGCCGAAGTATGCGCAGGAAAAAAACTTAAAAACAGAAGCTTTTTATACGGTGCTATTTTTGGAACAATTCCTGATTTAGATGTTTTAGTGGGTTTATTCCTAACAGCTGTTGAGGGAATTAGAATTCACCGAGGTCTTAGTCATTCTCTTTTTTTATTTCTTTTTCTATCGCCTTTTTTTGGCTGGCTTGTTAGCAAAATTGAAAAAGGAAAAATCAACTTCCTTAATGCAACAAAGATGGTTTTTTGGTGCCTCTTCACCCACGTACTACTCGATATGTTTACTTCTTGGGGAACACAAATTTTATGGCCGCTCGAGCATCGTTTTGCTCTAAAAACAATCTTTGTAATTGATCCTTTGTATACTATTCCCTTACTTATTACGCTAGTAATGGTTTGGAAAACAAAAGAAATACCGCTTCGCCAAAAATACGTTTGGAGAGGCTTATTCATCAGCAGTGCTTATCTGATTTTATCCTGCTTTATAAAATTACATGCTTTAAACCAATTTGAAAAAGCATTGAAGAATCAAGGAATCCAATATTCTGAAATTATAGTAAAACCAACGGCTTTTAATCTCATTTTATGGAATGCAAACGTGTCTACAGCTGATGATTACTTGCTTGGCGATTATTCGCTTTTGGACAGCCAAGCTATTTCTTTTACTGCTTATTCGAAAAACACTACTTTGGAATCGAAACTAAAAGGAAACTCTGATTTTGAAAAGCTCAAAAAAGTGAGTGAAGGCTGGTACATCATCTCGCAACAAAATGAAAGTTTGTACTTCAATGATTTGCGTTTTGGTCTCTTGAACAATAATCCACAGCAACCCCAGTTTGCTTTCAGTTATCAATTTATCACTACTGATTCCGGCTTAAAAGCAATCGAAGTACCAAAACAAAAAAGAGATGGAAAACTACTGCTAAACAGAATTTTAAACCGAATTAAAGGAAATTAA
- a CDS encoding MFS transporter, giving the protein MNSENSQTKWGQFIPLAIVFFFWGFVAASNDILIPVFKTAFNLTQGESQLVSLAFYIAYTVGSLIYMGISVLIKEDIVNKIGYKNGLSLGLAISALGTLLFYPAANTGSFPLMLSGLFIVALGFSLQQTVANPLAIALGPISTGSQRLTMAGGINNLGTTIGPLIVSFAIFGTNTNGSTNMSIESVKIPYLILGLAFLLVAILLKFSSIPERPATILEVADETATAKKSALQYPQLVLGMIAIFLYVGVEVSTASNLPAYMETHLGFLTHEVAPYISLYWASLMIGRWTGAVEAFTNDISLRKILRFLAPYLAFGVFLAVNAIAKHDLTPFYVYGLIILVLIAADIASKGNPARMLLIFSTLGILALLIGMFTHGMVSVYAITSVGLFCSTLWPCIFTLAVSGLGKNTSQGSSFLIMMIMGGGIISWLQGFISETIGIQNSYIVGVLCFAYLAFYAWKVSGILKSQGINFDSKIAGGH; this is encoded by the coding sequence ATGAATTCAGAAAATTCGCAAACCAAATGGGGGCAATTTATCCCTTTAGCCATTGTCTTCTTTTTTTGGGGATTTGTTGCTGCCAGTAATGATATTTTAATTCCCGTTTTCAAAACAGCCTTTAATCTAACACAAGGCGAAAGTCAATTAGTCTCTTTAGCTTTTTATATAGCCTATACAGTAGGTTCATTGATATACATGGGGATTTCTGTTCTAATTAAAGAAGATATTGTAAACAAAATTGGTTACAAAAATGGACTATCTTTAGGTTTAGCCATTTCAGCTTTAGGAACCTTATTATTTTATCCCGCAGCAAATACAGGCTCATTTCCTTTAATGTTATCCGGTTTATTTATTGTGGCATTGGGTTTCTCGTTGCAACAAACCGTTGCCAATCCGTTAGCAATTGCTTTAGGGCCTATTTCAACGGGTTCCCAGCGATTGACTATGGCTGGAGGAATCAACAATCTAGGAACCACCATTGGTCCACTTATCGTTAGTTTTGCCATTTTTGGAACTAATACAAATGGTAGTACTAATATGAGTATAGAAAGTGTAAAAATCCCTTATCTTATCTTAGGTCTTGCCTTCTTGTTAGTAGCAATCTTATTGAAATTTTCTTCTATTCCGGAGCGTCCGGCAACCATTTTAGAAGTGGCTGACGAAACTGCAACTGCAAAAAAATCAGCCTTGCAATATCCTCAATTAGTTTTAGGAATGATTGCCATCTTTTTATATGTTGGTGTCGAAGTATCTACAGCCAGTAATTTACCTGCTTATATGGAAACCCATTTAGGATTTTTAACACATGAAGTTGCTCCCTATATTTCTCTATATTGGGCGAGTTTAATGATTGGGCGTTGGACTGGAGCGGTTGAAGCTTTCACCAATGATATTAGCTTGAGAAAAATATTGCGTTTCTTAGCTCCTTATTTAGCTTTTGGAGTATTCTTAGCCGTAAATGCTATTGCAAAACATGATTTAACTCCTTTTTATGTTTATGGTTTAATTATTCTTGTACTTATTGCTGCTGATATTGCCAGCAAAGGAAATCCAGCCAGAATGTTACTTATATTTTCAACTTTAGGAATTTTGGCTCTTTTAATAGGAATGTTTACACATGGAATGGTCAGCGTTTATGCTATTACAAGTGTTGGATTATTCTGCAGTACCTTATGGCCTTGTATCTTTACTTTGGCAGTAAGCGGATTAGGTAAAAACACTAGTCAAGGAAGTAGTTTCTTAATCATGATGATCATGGGTGGAGGAATTATCAGTTGGTTGCAAGGTTTTATCTCTGAGACTATTGGTATCCAAAACAGCTATATCGTTGGAGTTTTGTGCTTTGCCTACTTAGCGTTCTATGCTTGGAAAGTAAGCGGAATCCTTAAAAGTCAAGGAATTAATTTTGACTCAAAAATAGCAGGAGGACATTAA
- a CDS encoding LytR/AlgR family response regulator transcription factor, with protein sequence MKIKCVLIDDEPLATKVLMNYFTNFSDFEIIGTFHNPIEALDFINSNSIDVVFLDIHMPVMTGFELIRLIENKTKIVITTAFREFAAESYELDVLDYLVKPIPLPRFIKCIHKIEADYNLKNNLKIETLKIDPHIFIKVDKKMVKIIIDEILFIEGMKEYIKVVTADKTYITHKSLTALSEELPEDQFTRIHKSYIIAVNKVKSIEGNRIQVHSYTLPIGRNYSKDVKIRILD encoded by the coding sequence ATGAAGATTAAATGTGTTTTGATTGATGATGAGCCCTTGGCAACCAAAGTCCTGATGAATTATTTCACTAATTTTTCAGATTTTGAGATCATTGGCACATTTCACAATCCTATTGAGGCTCTAGATTTTATAAATAGTAACAGTATTGATGTCGTTTTTTTGGACATCCATATGCCGGTAATGACTGGATTTGAATTGATTCGATTAATTGAGAACAAAACCAAAATTGTCATTACAACTGCCTTTCGGGAATTTGCCGCCGAGAGTTACGAACTGGATGTTTTGGATTATTTAGTAAAACCCATTCCACTTCCTCGTTTTATTAAATGCATCCATAAAATTGAGGCCGATTACAATTTGAAAAACAATCTTAAAATTGAAACCCTTAAAATAGATCCGCATATTTTTATCAAAGTAGATAAGAAAATGGTCAAAATCATAATTGATGAAATTCTATTTATTGAAGGGATGAAAGAATACATTAAGGTGGTCACTGCTGATAAAACCTATATTACCCACAAATCATTGACTGCACTATCAGAAGAACTACCCGAGGATCAATTTACCCGCATCCATAAATCGTATATCATTGCTGTCAATAAAGTTAAATCTATAGAAGGAAATAGAATCCAAGTACATTCCTATACCTTGCCCATAGGGCGTAATTACAGCAAAGATGTAAAAATTAGGATTTTAGACTAA